The following are encoded in a window of Panicum virgatum strain AP13 chromosome 5N, P.virgatum_v5, whole genome shotgun sequence genomic DNA:
- the LOC120672424 gene encoding mitogen-activated protein kinase 8 isoform X2, with amino-acid sequence MDFFSEYGDANRYKIQEVIGKGSYGVVCSAVDQHTGDKVAIKKIHNIFEHLSDAARILREIKLLRLLRHPDIVEIKHIMLPPSRRDFKDIYVVFELMDTDLHQVIKANDDLTKEHHQFFLYQMLRALKYIHTANVYHRDLKPKNILANANCKLKICDFGLARVAFNDTPTTVFWTDYVATRWYRAPELCGSFFSKYSPAIDIWSIGCIFAELLTGKPLFPGKNVVHQLDLMTDLLGTPSLDTVSRIRNEKARRYLTSMRKKQPVPFSERFPKADPAALKLLQRLLAFDPKDRPTAEEALADPYFKGLAKVEREPSCQQITKMEFEFERRKVTKEDVKELIFREILEYHPQLLKDYMNGTEKTNFLYPSAVDNFRRQFANLEENGGKSGAQIPSSDRKHVSLPRTTTVHSNPIPPNGNSQVPQRIPTARPGRVVGPVIPYENLTAVDPYNQRRVARNPVLPPATSNLSAYTYHRKSDNSDRELQQELEKDRMQYQPAQRFMDAKVVPQMSPDLRSSYYIPKGVPKADVVERAALQSSMIHGIAPFNGIAAVGGGGGYNKVNAVQYGVSRMY; translated from the exons ATGGACTTCTTCAGTGAATATGGTGATGCTAACAGATACAAAATCCAAGAGGTCATTGGCAAAGGAAGTTATGGTGTTGTTTGCTCAGCTGTTGACCAGCATACAGGCGACAAGGTGGCAATCAAGAAAATACATAATATCTTTGAGCACTTATCAGATGCTGCCCGGATCCTCCGTGAGATCAAACTACTTCGGCTATTGCGACATCCTGATATAGTTGAGATCAAGCATATAATGCTGCCTCCATCAAGGAGGGACTTCAAAGATATCTATGTTGTGTTTGAGCTGATGGATACAGACCTGCACCAAGTCATCAAGGCAAATGATGACTTAACCAAAGAGCATCATCAGTTCTTTCTATATCAGATGCTCCGTGCACTCAAATACATTCATACTG CTAATGTTTATCATCGTGATTTGAAGCCAAAGAATATATTGGCTAATGCTAACTGTAAACTTAAAATATGTGATTTTGGATTGGCAAGAGTGGCATTCAATGATACTCCTACAACAGTATTCTGGACG GATTATGTTGCTACAAGATGGTATAGGGCTCCAGAACTGTGCGGATCTTTCTTTTCTAAG TATTCACCAGCTATTGACATATGGAGTATTGGTTGCATTTTTGCGGAGCTCTTAACAGGGAAGCCATTGTTTCCTGGAAAAAATGTGGTCCACCAATTGGATCTGATGACTGATCTCTTGGGTACTCCATCGCTTGATACAGTTTCCAGG ATTCGCAATGAGAAGGCAAGGAGGTACTTGACTAGCATGAGGAAAAAACAGCCAGTACCATTTTCTGAGAGGTTCCCTAAAGCAGATCCAGCTGCACTCAAACTTTTGCAGAGGCTTTTAGCATTTGATCCTAAGGATAGGCCAACTGCTGAAGAG GCGTTGGCTGATCCATATTTTAAAGGCCTCGCAAAAGTAGAGAGAGAACCATCGTGCCAGCAAATAACAAAAATGGAGTTTGAGTTTGAACGAAGAAAGGTGACCAAAGAGGATGTCAAGGAACTTATTTTCCGGGAGATATTGGAGTATCATCCTCAGCTTCTCAAGGATTACATGAATGGAACTGAAAAAACAAACTTTCTATATCCTAG TGCTGTTGACAATTTCCGAAGGCAATTTGCTAACTTGGAGGAAAATGGAGGAAAGAGTGGGGCACAAATCCCATCATCAGACAGGAAGCATGTTTCCCTCCCAAG GACTACTACAGTTCATTCTAATCCGATCCCTCCAAATGGAAATTCCCAAGTTCCTCAAAGGATTCCAACAG ctAGACCAGGAAGAGTTGTTGGCCCCGTAATACCATATGAGAACCTGACTGCTGTTGATCCATACAACCAACGAAGAGTGGCAAGGAATCCAGTACTTCCTCCAGCCACTTCTAATCTATCAGCGTACACTTACCACCGGAAGTCTGACAACTCAGACAGAGAGCTCCAACAGGAGCTTGAAAAAGATCGCATGCAGTACCAGCCAGCACAGCGGTTCATGGATGCCAAGGTAGTGCCTCAGATGTCTCCTGACTTGAGGTCTTCCTACTACATACCCAAAGGTGTCCCGAAAGCTGATGTTGTGGAAAGAGCTGCGTTGCAGTCCAGCATGATTCATGGAATTGCCCCTTTTAATGGCATTGCAGCTgtaggaggtggaggaggttaTAATAAGGTCAATGCAGTTCAATATGGAGTTTCTAGGATGTATTAG
- the LOC120672424 gene encoding mitogen-activated protein kinase 8 isoform X1: MQATEHHHHHQQQQRWKGSPEMDFFSEYGDANRYKIQEVIGKGSYGVVCSAVDQHTGDKVAIKKIHNIFEHLSDAARILREIKLLRLLRHPDIVEIKHIMLPPSRRDFKDIYVVFELMDTDLHQVIKANDDLTKEHHQFFLYQMLRALKYIHTANVYHRDLKPKNILANANCKLKICDFGLARVAFNDTPTTVFWTDYVATRWYRAPELCGSFFSKYSPAIDIWSIGCIFAELLTGKPLFPGKNVVHQLDLMTDLLGTPSLDTVSRIRNEKARRYLTSMRKKQPVPFSERFPKADPAALKLLQRLLAFDPKDRPTAEEALADPYFKGLAKVEREPSCQQITKMEFEFERRKVTKEDVKELIFREILEYHPQLLKDYMNGTEKTNFLYPSAVDNFRRQFANLEENGGKSGAQIPSSDRKHVSLPRTTTVHSNPIPPNGNSQVPQRIPTARPGRVVGPVIPYENLTAVDPYNQRRVARNPVLPPATSNLSAYTYHRKSDNSDRELQQELEKDRMQYQPAQRFMDAKVVPQMSPDLRSSYYIPKGVPKADVVERAALQSSMIHGIAPFNGIAAVGGGGGYNKVNAVQYGVSRMY, encoded by the exons ATGCAGGCGAcggagcaccaccaccaccaccagcagcagcagcggtggaAG GGTTCACCAGAGATGGACTTCTTCAGTGAATATGGTGATGCTAACAGATACAAAATCCAAGAGGTCATTGGCAAAGGAAGTTATGGTGTTGTTTGCTCAGCTGTTGACCAGCATACAGGCGACAAGGTGGCAATCAAGAAAATACATAATATCTTTGAGCACTTATCAGATGCTGCCCGGATCCTCCGTGAGATCAAACTACTTCGGCTATTGCGACATCCTGATATAGTTGAGATCAAGCATATAATGCTGCCTCCATCAAGGAGGGACTTCAAAGATATCTATGTTGTGTTTGAGCTGATGGATACAGACCTGCACCAAGTCATCAAGGCAAATGATGACTTAACCAAAGAGCATCATCAGTTCTTTCTATATCAGATGCTCCGTGCACTCAAATACATTCATACTG CTAATGTTTATCATCGTGATTTGAAGCCAAAGAATATATTGGCTAATGCTAACTGTAAACTTAAAATATGTGATTTTGGATTGGCAAGAGTGGCATTCAATGATACTCCTACAACAGTATTCTGGACG GATTATGTTGCTACAAGATGGTATAGGGCTCCAGAACTGTGCGGATCTTTCTTTTCTAAG TATTCACCAGCTATTGACATATGGAGTATTGGTTGCATTTTTGCGGAGCTCTTAACAGGGAAGCCATTGTTTCCTGGAAAAAATGTGGTCCACCAATTGGATCTGATGACTGATCTCTTGGGTACTCCATCGCTTGATACAGTTTCCAGG ATTCGCAATGAGAAGGCAAGGAGGTACTTGACTAGCATGAGGAAAAAACAGCCAGTACCATTTTCTGAGAGGTTCCCTAAAGCAGATCCAGCTGCACTCAAACTTTTGCAGAGGCTTTTAGCATTTGATCCTAAGGATAGGCCAACTGCTGAAGAG GCGTTGGCTGATCCATATTTTAAAGGCCTCGCAAAAGTAGAGAGAGAACCATCGTGCCAGCAAATAACAAAAATGGAGTTTGAGTTTGAACGAAGAAAGGTGACCAAAGAGGATGTCAAGGAACTTATTTTCCGGGAGATATTGGAGTATCATCCTCAGCTTCTCAAGGATTACATGAATGGAACTGAAAAAACAAACTTTCTATATCCTAG TGCTGTTGACAATTTCCGAAGGCAATTTGCTAACTTGGAGGAAAATGGAGGAAAGAGTGGGGCACAAATCCCATCATCAGACAGGAAGCATGTTTCCCTCCCAAG GACTACTACAGTTCATTCTAATCCGATCCCTCCAAATGGAAATTCCCAAGTTCCTCAAAGGATTCCAACAG ctAGACCAGGAAGAGTTGTTGGCCCCGTAATACCATATGAGAACCTGACTGCTGTTGATCCATACAACCAACGAAGAGTGGCAAGGAATCCAGTACTTCCTCCAGCCACTTCTAATCTATCAGCGTACACTTACCACCGGAAGTCTGACAACTCAGACAGAGAGCTCCAACAGGAGCTTGAAAAAGATCGCATGCAGTACCAGCCAGCACAGCGGTTCATGGATGCCAAGGTAGTGCCTCAGATGTCTCCTGACTTGAGGTCTTCCTACTACATACCCAAAGGTGTCCCGAAAGCTGATGTTGTGGAAAGAGCTGCGTTGCAGTCCAGCATGATTCATGGAATTGCCCCTTTTAATGGCATTGCAGCTgtaggaggtggaggaggttaTAATAAGGTCAATGCAGTTCAATATGGAGTTTCTAGGATGTATTAG
- the LOC120672636 gene encoding eukaryotic translation initiation factor 3 subunit D-like — translation MGFDVGFVPYNPDGWGPPEAAAAPSSLGGGSASVPFAPFSRSDKLGRIADWTRNPPGPGAFAAARDTVFDFAGLEDSVGLASADDASFRLVDGKPPPRHPRFGPRWRFQQRPQLPQRRDEEVEARRREAEKERARRDRHWQQNRRTHHQFNRGGPSSSAKPSVDIQPEWSVKEQIPFSSFSKLSFAVADQPEDLLVCGAVEFYDRAFDRVTPRAERRLERFKSRNFFKVTTTDDPVIRRLAENDTATVFATDTILAALMCAPRSVQSWDIVIQRVGNKLFFDKRDGSQLDLLTVNETAQEPLPEAKEDINSAHSLAVEATYINQNFSQQVLLRNGEKVTFDEPNPFATEGEEAASVAYRYRRWKLDDETSLVARCEVHAVNVDPRGERQFLTLNALNEFDPKVTGVDWRKKLETQRGAVLATELKNNANKLARWTTQALLAGADMMKLGYVSRLHPRDHYNHFILSVIGYKPRDFAAQINLNTANMWGIVKSIVDVCMKLGEGKYVLVKDPVKPQVRLYEVPNDAFENDYVEEPLPEEEQVRPFSEDVDATAQEMDAAAEAEATGAAAGADGDAEKSGEAAAA, via the coding sequence ATGGGCTTCGACGTGGGCTTCGTCCCCTACAATCCCGATGGGTGGGGCCCGcctgaggccgccgccgcgccgtcctcctTGGGCGGTGGCTCCGCGTCCGTCCCCTTCGCCCCTTTCTCCCGCTCCGACAAGCTGGGCCGCATCGCCGACTGGACCCGGAACCCGCCGGGCCCGGGGGcgttcgccgccgctcgcgacACCGTCTTCGACTTCGCGGGGCTCGAGGATTCCGTCGGGCTCGCGTCCGCGGACGACGCCTCCTTCCGCCTCGTCGatgggaagccgccgccgcggcacccgCGGTTCGGGCCCCGCTGGCGCTTCCAGCAGCGTCCCCAGCTCCCGCAGCGCCGCGACGAGGAGGTCGAGGCCCGGCGCCGCGAGGCCGAGAAGGAGCGCGCTCGCCGCGACCGCCACTGGCAGCAGAACCGCCGCACGCACCACCAGTTCAACCGCGGCGGGCCCTCCTCGTCCGCCAAGCCGTCCGTCGACATCCAGCCCGAGTGGTCGGTAAAGGAGCAGATCCCCTTCTCGTCCTTCTCCAAGCTCTCGTTCGCTGTAGCCGACCAGCCTGAGGATCTCCTGGTCTGCGGCGCCGTCGAGTTCTACGATCGCGCCTTTGACCGCGTCACCCCCAGGGCGGAGCGCCGTTTGGAGCGCTTCAAGTCGCGCAACTTCTTCAAGGTCACCACCACTGACGACCCCGTCATCCGCCGCCTTGCCGAGAATGACACTGCCACGGTCTTTGCCACTGACACCATCCTGGCGGCGCTCATGTGTGCGCCCCGCAGTGTCCAGTCCTGGGACATTGTCATTCAGCGCGTGGGCAACAAACTGTTCTTTGACAAGCGTGATGGTTCTCAGCTTGATCTGCTCACCGTCAACGAAACCGCCCAGGAGCCACTCCCCGAGGCCAAGGAAGACATCAACTCTGCACATTCCCTCGCAGTTGAGGCCACATACATCAACCAGAACTTCTCGCAGCAGGTGCTGCTCCGCAATGGTGAGAAGGTCACTTTCGATGAGCCTAACCCATTTGCCACTGAAGGGGAGGAAGCTGCTTCTGTTGCTTATCGCTACCGCCGATGGAAGCTTGATGATGAGACCAGCTTGGTTGCGCGCTGTGAGGTTCATGCCGTGAATGTTGATCCACGTGGTGAGCGCCAGTTCCTTACACTCAATGCTCTGAATGAGTTTGATCCCAAGGTCACTGGTGTTGACTGGAGGAAGAAGCTTGAGACCCAGCGGGGAGCTGTGCTTGCTACTGAGCTCAAGAACAATGCCAACAAGCTTGCACGCTGGACTACTCAGGCATTGCTTGCCGGTGCAGACATGATGAAGTTGGGTTATGTGTCGCGTCTGCACCCCCGCGATCACTACAACCATTTCATACTCAGTGTGATTGGGTACAAGCCTAGGGATTTTGCTGCACAGATCAATCTCAACACCGCAAACATGTGGGGAATTGTGAAGTCGATTGTGGATGTCTGTATGAAGCTTGGAGAGGGCAAGTATGTGCTTGTTAAGGACCCAGTGAAGCCTCAGGTCCGGCTTTATGAAGTGCCGAATGATGCATTTGAGAATGACTATGTTGAGGAACCACTTCCTGAGGAGGAGCAAGTGCGTCCATTTTCCGAGGACGTCGATGCTACTGCACAGGAAATGGATGCTGCTGCAGAGGCAGAGGCTACTGGTGCAGCTGCAGGTGCAGATGGAGATGCTGAGAAGAGTGGTGAAGCAGCTGCTGCGTGA